Within Planctomycetia bacterium, the genomic segment CAGTGTTTGAGCAACTGCTCGTTGATTTCGTTGCGAAGCTTTTCGGGATCGGCAACGTCTTCCTTCGAAAGCGACGTCAGGGCCGAACTCGGCTCATGAGCCGGAGGCACGCTCCGTTCGCAACCAACGACGAGCAGCGCAATCGTGGGTACAAGTGCCATGACGTAACGTTTCAAGGCCATCTCCTCGGCGGATGTCGATCGAGTATGCCGGAGCCCAATCGCAAACCGAGTGCCGGAGGATCGGATCGACACCGAAGATCACGTTTTCCGCTATTTGCGAACGATTGGCATACGCATTCGCACGACGTTGACGATCGTCGATACTCATTCCGCACACTTTCGTGCGAAGAGGTGTGCGAAATCGGCACAGTGAATCACGCTGCCGCCGAATCGCTCGTTCGAAGCGTTGGGAGCGGCCGACTTAGAACATCGGATTCGAAAGCGGCTTCGCGACGGATCGAACGACGCACGTGCCTCGATGGATTACGAGCATGCTTAGCGGGTCGTCATCGCATTGACATCACGGTGCTGAACGAGCGCCTTCCTCTTGGAGGGGAGTGTTCGAGACCGTAGCCCGGCCTGAAGTGACGAGATCTAGCCGATCAGCGCGATACCGCCGTCGTTCGTTTGCGCGGCTGTTTTCGACCTGCGTCTGAGTTCTCGATGCGCTGTTCGAGCCTTTTCGCAATGAACAAGAGGGCCGGGCGCGACGCCGTTACCGTACCGATCACGAGATGCGGAATCCAAGTCACGGCGGAAAAGCTGAACATCCAAGGCGTACCGATCAACAAGCCGCCGCAAAGCATCTCGAGTCCGAGATGCACCCACAGAGGAATCTTGCGGCGAAACGACGGCTCGTAGTCGGTGTATAGGCTGTATCCGATCATCGCGACTCCGAACGCTTGTGTGATCAGCGTGGCGCGGAGATCGCCGGAGAAGCCGAACAACCACGGTCCGATCAACAAGAGGCTTCCCGTCCCGTAGTCGAGCAAGGCATGCCAGGATGTAACATTGATTCTCATCATGATCTTCCTCGGAGGGCCACAAGTATCCGTTGCTCAGTCACGTTGGAAGCCATCAAGCCCGATAGCCCCTTCGGCAACTACGGTGTCGCACGGAATGAAATCGAAGTGTTAGTAAGGTACACCGATCTCGACGAACTACTTCGCAGGCTGATCCCTCAAGACTTTGTGGCAACGAATGCAACTGGTCGTCATCTGCGAAAGCGCCGCCGCCGCGCCGTCAACGTTCTTCGCGGCGGCCTGTCGCAGAATTTCCTCGTTGGAATCTTGAAACGCCTTTAGTTGCTCGTTGTAGGCGGGATTACGGCCTCTGACGAAGGCTTCGATTTTGTTCAACGTCTTGATGTTCGCGGCGGCCGCCGCGACGCGGTCGAAATCCGCGATCGCAATCCCGGCGAGGATCTCTTGGGAGTAGTCCAATTTCTTTTTCATCCAGACGCTTGCCGCCTTCTCTTGGTTGCCGACTTCATCCGCTTGCGACGTCTCGGAAAGCGGAGCGCTGCTCAGGCCTGCGAGAACGAGAATCGCCGGTCCGATCGAAAAGATACGACGCATAGATAAATCCTTATTCTGAGGTTGTAAAAGGTAAGAATGTCGATTGTCGGCGCCTCAACTCCGTTCCGCGATCGATTCCTCGGCGACTCTGACGCCGGCATGTAACGGCTCCGCATTCGCGGTCGGCTTGACGATCAGGACCGGGCAGTCGGCACGTCGTATCACCGCTTCGGCAACGCTTCCCAGCAGCATTCGCCCCAGGCCGGTGCGCCCGTGACTGCTCATCACGATCAAATCGATGCCTTCAGCCTTCGCCAGCGCGGCGATTTGGGCGGCCGGGTCGCCATCGAGCAAGCGATGCTCGAAGACGACGTCGCGATCCATCGGCTGCACGTCGTGAAGCATTTTTCGAATTTCGCTCGCATCGGGCTCCGGAACGCCGTAGTAGTAAGCACCCTCGCCGTACACCATCGGGAGTTCCTGCACGTGCACGATGATCAGCGGCGTTCCGGTTTCACGAGCTAGCTTCGTCGCGTATTCGAAAGCCGCCCTGCCGCTTTTAGAAAAGTCGCAGGGAACGAGAATCTTTTGAGTTGCCATGATCGTCTGCCTGGAGTGAAACATTTTGGCCCGGAACGGAACCGATTCGGATTCGCAAGAGCCGCCAGCCGTTCATCGCAAGCTGCATCGCCTGCGATGAACGCGAGTGACGGTCGGCAAGTTGCTAGGACTTGACCTTGATCTTGAGCGCCTTGGCCTCGACGGTCTTCGGCATCGAGACGGTCAAAATGCCCTCGCGATACTGCGCATCGACTTTCGCTTGGTCGACCTCGCAGGGAAGCGTCACGGTCCGGGTGAACGAGCCGCAGCTCCGCTCAAGGCGGTGAAACGTCCGGTCCTTCTCTTCTTTTTCTTCTTCTCGCTTCCCGCTGATCGTCAGCAAATTGCCGGCGATCCGGATGTCGAGATCGTCGGGCTTCACCCCCGGGGCATCCATCCGGACTTGCACAGTCTCGGCCGTTTCCGACAAGTCGAGCGAAGGCGCTCCGGTCGTGAAGATGCCGTCGCCGGTGTCGTTGAAGAAATTCGAGATGAGCTCGCGCAGTTCGCTGCGCCACTGCGTCGCTGGGCCTCGCCAGGTCCGTAGCGGCTGCGATGTCGGTTCCAGAGTCGTCGAAGATTGCGTCATGTCCGTGCTCCTTCAGTAACGAATGATTAGAGGGCGTTTCAAAACTTGGTTTGCTAGCTAAACAGGATCGTATTGGTTTGCGTATGGATGACTATCAGGAGGTCATCGATGTCGCAAGCTTTACCGTTCGAAGCG encodes:
- a CDS encoding universal stress protein, with the protein product MATQKILVPCDFSKSGRAAFEYATKLARETGTPLIIVHVQELPMVYGEGAYYYGVPEPDASEIRKMLHDVQPMDRDVVFEHRLLDGDPAAQIAALAKAEGIDLIVMSSHGRTGLGRMLLGSVAEAVIRRADCPVLIVKPTANAEPLHAGVRVAEESIAERS
- a CDS encoding Hsp20/alpha crystallin family protein, whose amino-acid sequence is MTQSSTTLEPTSQPLRTWRGPATQWRSELRELISNFFNDTGDGIFTTGAPSLDLSETAETVQVRMDAPGVKPDDLDIRIAGNLLTISGKREEEKEEKDRTFHRLERSCGSFTRTVTLPCEVDQAKVDAQYREGILTVSMPKTVEAKALKIKVKS